A DNA window from Niabella yanshanensis contains the following coding sequences:
- the smc gene encoding chromosome segregation protein SMC → MRLKSLEIKGFKSFADKTIVNFDDNITGIVGPNGCGKSNIVDSIRWVIGEQRISNLRSENLDSLVFNGSKTRSASGLAEVSLTFENTKNLLPTEFNTVRITRKFYKSGESEYRLNDVQCRLRDIQNLFMDTGISTDSYAIIALDMVDDLIRDKENSRRKMLEQAAGISIYKTRKKEAKTKLDATELDLNRIEDLLFEINNQLKALENQAKKAEKYHEIKRDYREVSIELAKAALEGFNLTYKDLTEKQESESERIAQLEAAVATGEAALEEEKLVFIERERALQSMQHAFNELQQKVRTKEGDKNLAVQRLQYLKEKGAGLQEFLDKSGAQLKGIEESIGFTQLQLDEEQSAYEGLSEQLENLKIEADEKRGILDSRRNALEEIRMENQQVQRSQFEAEKKVAVADTSIQNLQKAIQQIEQETEQRAATFETLDAERQQKEQVLSEHKQSLEQLLAHNEHTKEQILQTQGVLDALRNEMAEESRKLDAKKNEHDLLRSMIDSMEGYPDSVKFLHKNKDWNYQAPILSDIIYVKEEYRTALENVLEPYLNYYVINDLQQGLEAVHLLGNHKKGKANFFLLDKIGEALSANSGHTLENATPALSVVEVDEKYSNLAKHLLGNVFIAEGEEALENANGFTVIEKTGRYVKGKHTLTGGSVGLIEGKKIGRAKNLEKLQKDIAGQDEIVQNLRSQIQTRHNEVIAFNEDLRESAIKETERAIQEISNQVFSLQNKLENLQGQQSTARNRLEDLNEQLQQTQSAVESVRRELQEFNEVSQLNTNKLAEAEESFKAAQGAHEESQGYFNEFNLNVTRQQSKINALKQELNFKNNQLDALQKQVEQSTQQLSSTSEDIEQNAAALVAVEEELLQLMHSREADKKVLDEADQAYYNQRNQLSEKESELRHKTKEKEQLDHLLAAIKDKLNELKLQLAGTKERLNVEFKIQLEDILDEERTTETSTEELQEKSDRLKKRLENLGEVNPTAIEAYTEMKKRYEFIVEQKNDLVNAKESLLKTIEEVESTANQKFLDTFNQVRENFQKVFKSLFTEDDQCDLVLENPENLAETGIDVMARPKGKRPTSLTQLSGGERTLTATALLFAIYLIKPAPFCILDEVDAPLDDANVGKFTNMIREFSDNSQFIIVTHNKTTMSTVDVIYGVTMQEPGVSKLVSVDFRSLAAAG, encoded by the coding sequence GTGAGATTAAAGAGTTTAGAAATAAAAGGGTTTAAAAGCTTTGCCGATAAAACCATCGTGAATTTTGATGATAATATCACCGGGATCGTGGGACCGAATGGTTGTGGTAAATCCAATATCGTGGATAGTATCCGTTGGGTGATCGGTGAGCAGCGTATCAGCAATTTACGAAGCGAAAACCTGGATAGCCTGGTATTTAACGGGTCTAAAACCCGTTCTGCCAGTGGTTTGGCGGAAGTGAGTCTCACTTTTGAGAATACGAAAAACCTGTTACCCACGGAGTTTAATACTGTTCGTATCACCCGCAAGTTTTATAAAAGCGGCGAGAGCGAATACCGGTTGAATGACGTTCAATGCCGGCTACGGGATATCCAGAATCTCTTTATGGATACGGGTATCAGCACCGACTCTTACGCGATCATAGCCCTGGACATGGTGGATGACCTGATTCGTGATAAAGAAAACAGCCGGCGTAAGATGCTGGAGCAGGCCGCGGGTATTTCCATTTATAAAACCAGGAAAAAGGAAGCTAAGACAAAGCTGGATGCTACTGAGCTGGATTTGAACAGGATTGAAGATCTTTTATTCGAGATCAATAACCAGCTCAAAGCCCTGGAAAACCAGGCGAAGAAAGCAGAGAAATATCATGAGATCAAGCGCGATTACCGCGAGGTTAGCATTGAGTTGGCAAAAGCAGCTTTGGAAGGATTCAATCTTACCTATAAAGACCTTACTGAAAAGCAGGAGTCAGAGTCTGAGCGTATTGCCCAGTTAGAGGCAGCGGTAGCCACCGGCGAGGCTGCATTGGAAGAAGAGAAGCTGGTATTTATAGAAAGGGAGCGCGCTTTACAAAGCATGCAGCATGCTTTTAATGAGTTGCAGCAAAAAGTTCGTACTAAAGAAGGCGACAAAAACCTGGCTGTTCAGCGCCTTCAGTATCTAAAAGAAAAAGGCGCAGGCTTACAGGAGTTTTTGGATAAATCGGGCGCCCAGTTAAAAGGCATCGAAGAAAGCATTGGCTTTACGCAATTACAGCTCGATGAAGAACAGAGCGCTTACGAAGGTTTGAGTGAGCAGCTGGAAAACCTGAAGATAGAGGCCGATGAAAAGCGTGGTATACTTGATTCAAGACGCAATGCATTGGAAGAGATCCGTATGGAAAACCAGCAGGTGCAACGGAGCCAGTTTGAGGCGGAAAAGAAAGTGGCTGTAGCCGATACCTCCATTCAGAACCTGCAGAAAGCAATACAGCAAATTGAACAGGAAACTGAACAGAGGGCCGCAACTTTTGAAACCCTGGATGCAGAGCGTCAGCAGAAGGAGCAGGTGCTGAGCGAGCATAAGCAATCTTTGGAGCAATTATTAGCACATAACGAACATACCAAAGAGCAGATCCTTCAAACGCAAGGCGTATTAGATGCGCTAAGGAACGAAATGGCGGAGGAAAGCCGCAAGCTGGATGCGAAAAAGAATGAACACGACCTGTTAAGGTCGATGATCGATTCGATGGAAGGTTATCCGGATAGCGTCAAGTTCCTTCATAAAAATAAGGACTGGAATTACCAGGCTCCGATATTATCAGACATCATCTACGTTAAAGAAGAATATCGTACTGCCTTGGAGAATGTTTTGGAACCCTACCTGAACTATTATGTAATCAATGACCTGCAACAGGGTTTGGAAGCGGTTCATCTTTTAGGCAATCATAAAAAAGGAAAGGCAAATTTTTTCCTGCTGGATAAGATAGGCGAAGCGTTATCAGCAAATTCAGGTCATACCCTGGAAAATGCTACACCTGCATTAAGTGTGGTAGAAGTAGATGAGAAATACAGCAATCTTGCGAAGCATCTTTTAGGTAATGTATTTATAGCAGAAGGCGAAGAGGCTTTGGAGAATGCCAATGGTTTTACAGTAATTGAAAAGACCGGCCGCTACGTAAAAGGGAAACATACGCTTACGGGCGGAAGCGTGGGGTTGATTGAAGGTAAAAAGATCGGCCGTGCTAAGAATCTTGAGAAGCTGCAGAAGGATATTGCAGGTCAGGATGAGATAGTACAAAACCTTCGATCGCAAATTCAGACAAGACACAACGAGGTGATTGCTTTTAATGAAGACCTGCGCGAAAGTGCGATCAAAGAAACAGAAAGAGCGATACAGGAAATATCGAACCAGGTATTTTCGTTGCAGAATAAATTGGAGAACCTGCAGGGCCAGCAAAGTACTGCCCGCAACCGCCTGGAAGACTTAAACGAACAATTGCAGCAAACGCAATCTGCCGTTGAAAGTGTTCGGCGGGAATTGCAGGAATTTAATGAAGTGTCTCAGTTAAACACAAACAAGCTGGCCGAGGCAGAAGAGTCTTTTAAAGCAGCTCAGGGCGCCCATGAAGAATCGCAGGGTTACTTTAACGAATTTAACCTGAATGTTACACGCCAGCAAAGTAAGATCAATGCGTTAAAGCAGGAGCTGAACTTTAAAAATAACCAGTTGGATGCACTACAAAAGCAGGTAGAGCAAAGTACGCAGCAGTTATCGAGCACGAGTGAAGACATTGAGCAGAACGCAGCGGCCCTGGTGGCGGTTGAGGAAGAATTATTGCAGTTGATGCATAGCCGTGAAGCCGATAAGAAAGTGTTAGATGAGGCTGATCAGGCTTATTACAACCAGCGTAACCAGTTGAGTGAAAAAGAAAGCGAACTGCGCCATAAAACAAAAGAAAAAGAGCAGTTAGATCATTTACTGGCAGCTATAAAGGATAAGCTGAATGAATTGAAGTTACAGCTTGCGGGGACTAAAGAGCGCCTGAACGTAGAGTTTAAGATACAGTTAGAAGATATATTGGACGAAGAGCGTACTACAGAAACCAGTACCGAAGAGCTGCAGGAAAAATCGGATCGTTTGAAAAAACGCCTCGAAAACCTGGGCGAGGTAAACCCAACGGCGATTGAAGCTTACACCGAGATGAAGAAGCGCTACGAGTTTATTGTGGAACAGAAGAATGACCTCGTAAATGCAAAGGAAAGTTTGCTGAAAACAATTGAAGAAGTAGAATCTACAGCTAACCAGAAATTCCTCGATACCTTCAACCAGGTACGGGAAAATTTCCAGAAAGTATTTAAGTCTTTATTTACCGAAGATGACCAGTGCGACCTGGTATTGGAAAACCCTGAAAACCTTGCGGAAACGGGTATTGATGTAATGGCTAGGCCTAAGGGCAAAAGGCCCACTTCTCTAACGCAGCTGAGCGGGGGAGAAAGGACCCTGACTGCAACCGCATTGTTATTCGCTATCTACCTTATTAAACCTGCACCATTTTGTATACTGGATGAGGTAGATGCGCCACTGGATGACGCGAACGTGGGCAAGTTTACCAATATGATCCGCGAGTTTAGTGATAACTCACAATTTATTATTGTTACCCACAATAAAACAACCATGAGCACGGTAGACGTGATCTATGGCGTAACTATGCAGGAGCCCGGTGTGAGTAAGCTGGTGAGCGTAGACTTTAGAAGTTTGGCAGCTGCGGGGTAA
- a CDS encoding GNAT family N-acetyltransferase encodes MDIDWRLKSRDWGKGLATEGAGRCLEYAFKDLAFEQVYAIAPKINVKSQHIMTKIGMKKEYEFSHPLLSNDERLKTCVLNKIGNPSILSI; translated from the coding sequence ATTGACATCGATTGGCGATTAAAAAGCCGTGATTGGGGTAAGGGATTGGCAACGGAGGGCGCGGGACGATGCCTCGAATATGCGTTTAAGGATTTGGCGTTTGAACAGGTATATGCGATAGCTCCTAAAATCAATGTGAAATCGCAGCATATCATGACTAAGATTGGGATGAAAAAGGAATACGAATTTTCACATCCTTTATTATCCAATGATGAACGATTGAAAACTTGCGTGCTGAATAAAATCGGGAATCCGTCGATCCTATCTATATAG
- a CDS encoding GNAT family N-acetyltransferase translates to MKYLSTSDRPGFRNWESADINPVVQINADMQVMEFFPCMATKEQTAQFIERMKSQFEQNAFCYFAVDQLSTEHLLIYRTLRINL, encoded by the coding sequence ATAAAATACCTGTCTACATCTGACCGGCCTGGTTTTCGAAATTGGGAATCGGCTGATATCAATCCTGTGGTTCAGATAAATGCTGATATGCAGGTCATGGAGTTCTTTCCATGCATGGCAACGAAAGAGCAAACGGCACAATTCATTGAACGGATGAAAAGCCAGTTTGAACAGAATGCGTTTTGCTATTTCGCAGTTGATCAACTTTCAACGGAGCATTTATTGATTTATAGGACTCTCCGAATAAACTTATGA
- a CDS encoding APC family permease, whose protein sequence is MSAEKFKQSLSLFDGTMIVAGSMIGSGIFIVSADMTRSVGSSGWLIALWIITGLMTVFAAVTYGELSSMFPKAGGQYVYLKEAYNPFTGFLYGWSFFSVIQTGTIAAVGVAFSKFAGYFIPALTLADENIIFQAGWFKLYPAQLVSIALIIFLTYVNTRGVKEGKVIQSVFTVVKLFSLFGLMLFGFLLAAKADIWNNNWSNAFDFKFTEAVKDETGNQIGWSLFKEPSSIFLAIGLISSAMVGSVFSSVAWENVTFIAGEIKNPKKNVGLSLFLGTLIVIIIYVLTNVMYTAVLPLTPAASAGAAAYATEVSDPNIAFAVQDRVATAASTNIFGTYGTAIIAIMIMISTFGCNNGLVLTGARVFYTMAQDKLFLPQAAGLNKNAVPAWGLWAQCIWASLLCLSGKYGLLLDYVVFITLIFYILTILAVFRLRKTRPDAERPYKAFGYPFIPIVYILMAGTMALGLLFYKPTTSLFGLVIVAIGIPIYYVFMSRNKAVE, encoded by the coding sequence ATGTCTGCTGAAAAGTTTAAACAGTCCTTAAGCCTTTTTGATGGTACCATGATCGTTGCCGGATCTATGATTGGTTCCGGTATTTTTATAGTTAGTGCAGACATGACCCGAAGCGTGGGAAGCTCAGGCTGGCTCATTGCTTTATGGATCATTACAGGTCTGATGACTGTCTTTGCTGCCGTAACTTATGGAGAGTTATCATCTATGTTTCCTAAAGCGGGAGGGCAATATGTTTACTTAAAAGAGGCTTATAATCCTTTTACAGGTTTTTTATATGGCTGGAGTTTTTTCTCAGTAATACAAACCGGAACTATTGCCGCCGTAGGGGTGGCTTTCAGCAAGTTTGCAGGTTACTTTATACCGGCTTTAACCCTGGCTGATGAAAATATTATTTTCCAGGCAGGTTGGTTTAAGTTGTACCCCGCACAGCTGGTTTCTATTGCATTGATTATCTTTCTCACTTATGTGAATACGAGGGGCGTGAAGGAAGGCAAGGTCATACAGTCTGTATTTACAGTAGTAAAATTGTTTTCCCTTTTTGGCTTAATGTTATTTGGTTTTTTACTGGCAGCCAAGGCCGATATCTGGAATAATAACTGGAGTAATGCCTTTGATTTTAAGTTTACAGAAGCGGTAAAAGATGAAACAGGCAATCAAATTGGATGGTCATTATTTAAGGAGCCCTCTTCCATATTTCTTGCCATAGGTCTGATCAGCTCGGCTATGGTAGGGTCCGTTTTTAGCAGTGTCGCCTGGGAGAATGTAACTTTTATCGCAGGGGAGATTAAGAATCCCAAGAAAAATGTAGGGTTAAGCCTGTTCCTTGGTACGCTAATCGTAATTATTATCTATGTATTGACCAATGTGATGTACACCGCAGTGCTGCCCCTCACGCCGGCAGCATCAGCAGGAGCAGCGGCTTATGCAACGGAGGTGTCAGATCCAAACATTGCTTTTGCTGTGCAGGACCGTGTTGCTACAGCAGCGTCCACCAATATATTTGGTACTTATGGTACTGCCATTATTGCTATCATGATCATGATCTCGACCTTTGGCTGCAATAATGGCCTGGTGCTCACCGGTGCAAGGGTATTTTACACCATGGCCCAGGATAAATTATTCCTGCCGCAGGCAGCTGGCTTAAATAAGAATGCTGTTCCCGCCTGGGGATTGTGGGCACAGTGCATCTGGGCCAGTTTGCTGTGTTTAAGTGGCAAGTACGGGCTGCTGCTCGATTACGTAGTGTTCATTACCCTGATCTTTTACATACTCACTATTTTAGCAGTATTCCGCCTGCGTAAAACCAGGCCGGATGCGGAACGGCCTTATAAAGCTTTTGGCTATCCTTTTATACCCATTGTTTATATTCTAATGGCAGGCACTATGGCATTGGGATTATTGTTCTACAAACCTACCACCTCATTGTTTGGTTTGGTGATCGTGGCGATTGGTATCCCAATTTATTATGTGTTTATGAGCAGGAATAAGGCAGTAGAATAG
- a CDS encoding DNA-3-methyladenine glycosylase I: MSNYYCEFVKGKGKGTVHEHYHDHEYGFPMHSDNELFARLVLEINQAGLSWETILKKKDNFYEAFDQFDIEKVSRYKQKKFDALMLDAGIIRNRLKINAAIENAKTIKGLQKEFGSFKNWLDQHHPKTKEEWMKLFKRTFKFTGGEIVNEFLMSTGYLPGCHSETCPTYKKIARLKPMWMKIKG; the protein is encoded by the coding sequence ATGTCAAATTATTACTGCGAGTTTGTGAAAGGAAAGGGTAAGGGAACGGTGCATGAGCATTATCATGACCATGAATATGGATTTCCTATGCATTCGGATAACGAACTTTTTGCCCGACTGGTGCTGGAGATCAACCAGGCCGGTTTGAGCTGGGAAACTATCCTGAAAAAGAAAGACAATTTTTACGAGGCCTTCGACCAGTTCGATATTGAAAAAGTAAGCCGGTACAAGCAAAAGAAGTTTGACGCATTGATGCTGGATGCGGGTATTATCCGGAACCGGTTGAAAATAAATGCAGCAATAGAAAACGCCAAAACAATCAAAGGACTGCAGAAGGAATTCGGCTCTTTTAAAAACTGGCTCGACCAGCACCATCCTAAAACCAAAGAAGAATGGATGAAATTGTTTAAAAGAACTTTTAAATTTACCGGCGGCGAAATTGTAAACGAGTTTTTAATGAGCACGGGCTATTTGCCGGGTTGTCATAGCGAAACCTGTCCTACCTATAAAAAGATAGCCAGGTTAAAGCCGATGTGGATGAAAATTAAGGGTTAG
- a CDS encoding Crp/Fnr family transcriptional regulator translates to MSTLLRHQLEKITPLSNEEFEYILSHFTERKFRKHQFLVQNGQPVKFDYFILNGCIKSYHTDNEGKIHIIQFGMQDWWITDYQAYYNQMTATMDIDCIEDTEVLCLSYENREKLCSEMHKIEHFFRKKTNTRNVALQQRILSLISNNAKERYNNLLEQYPQLFQKVPKHLIASYLGVTRETLSRLNATSK, encoded by the coding sequence ATGAGTACGCTCTTAAGACATCAGTTAGAAAAAATTACGCCGCTTTCAAATGAAGAATTTGAATATATTTTATCCCATTTCACTGAAAGAAAATTCAGGAAGCATCAGTTTTTAGTGCAAAACGGGCAACCGGTTAAGTTTGACTATTTCATTTTAAACGGCTGTATAAAATCTTATCACACCGATAACGAAGGTAAAATTCATATTATACAGTTTGGCATGCAGGACTGGTGGATCACAGACTACCAGGCTTATTATAATCAAATGACCGCCACGATGGATATTGATTGCATAGAAGACACTGAAGTACTCTGCCTGTCTTACGAAAACAGAGAAAAATTATGTTCTGAAATGCATAAGATCGAACATTTTTTCAGAAAGAAAACCAACACACGAAATGTTGCGTTGCAACAACGCATTCTTTCGCTGATCAGCAATAATGCAAAAGAACGATATAACAACCTGCTGGAACAATATCCCCAGCTTTTTCAAAAAGTTCCCAAACATTTAATAGCTTCTTATTTAGGAGTAACAAGAGAAACCCTTAGCCGCCTCAACGCTACTTCCAAATAA
- a CDS encoding YceI family protein translates to MTGSQETGNNQLKVSGDLTIKDITHPISFDAKVEIFTDHLYSLGEIVIDRTIYNIRYGSGKFIDNLSDKLIYDNFDLQFKLVAQKV, encoded by the coding sequence ATTACAGGCTCTCAAGAGACAGGAAACAACCAATTAAAAGTAAGTGGCGACCTTACCATAAAAGACATTACACATCCAATCAGTTTCGACGCAAAAGTTGAAATATTTACCGACCATTTATATTCACTGGGTGAAATAGTTATTGACAGAACAATTTACAATATCCGTTATGGCTCGGGAAAATTTATCGACAATCTTAGCGATAAACTGATTTATGACAATTTCGATCTACAATTTAAGCTGGTAGCACAAAAGGTTTAA
- a CDS encoding NAD(P)H-dependent flavin oxidoreductase, with the protein MWNETKLTKLLGIDFPIVQGPFGGGLSSVKLTSTVSNAGALGSFGGQPFSAEEIIQTGREIRKHTNKPFNINLWVNDRDGRLDSFDNDNYKKLTAVFKPYFDELGLSIPDMPTDLGPKFEDQVEAIFEVKPAVFSFVYGIPSQSILEKCRQLGIKTIGAATTVDEAIALQNAGADAIVATGFEAGGHRVSFLQSAEDSLTGTFALIPQVADAVKIPTIAAGGIADARGLYAALTLGADAAQIGTAFLATAQSNATQEHKERLFSSDARYTTLTKIFTGRLSRGLRNRLTDELKSYEHILAPYPLQGKFMGFMKAYPATADSNPDIKSYWAGQAAPLLKHKDARVLVESLVNEMNKKLRRNNQTFRR; encoded by the coding sequence ATGTGGAATGAAACAAAACTCACAAAACTACTGGGAATAGACTTCCCGATAGTTCAGGGCCCTTTCGGTGGCGGCTTGTCATCGGTAAAGCTTACAAGTACGGTTTCAAATGCCGGAGCACTGGGCTCCTTCGGCGGACAACCTTTTTCCGCAGAGGAAATTATCCAAACTGGTCGTGAAATACGAAAACATACTAACAAACCATTCAATATTAATTTATGGGTGAACGACCGTGACGGCCGTTTAGATAGCTTCGACAATGATAATTACAAAAAACTTACGGCAGTATTTAAACCCTATTTTGATGAACTTGGTTTATCAATTCCAGATATGCCAACAGACCTCGGGCCAAAATTTGAAGACCAGGTAGAAGCTATATTTGAAGTAAAACCAGCTGTATTCAGTTTTGTTTACGGTATTCCTTCTCAAAGCATTTTAGAAAAATGCAGACAACTTGGGATAAAAACGATTGGCGCTGCAACAACCGTTGACGAAGCTATAGCTTTGCAAAACGCAGGTGCGGACGCTATTGTAGCCACCGGATTTGAAGCAGGGGGGCACCGGGTTTCATTTTTACAGTCAGCAGAAGATTCGCTGACCGGCACATTTGCGTTAATACCACAAGTAGCAGATGCGGTAAAAATTCCAACAATAGCAGCAGGAGGGATAGCAGATGCAAGAGGGCTATATGCCGCATTAACATTGGGGGCTGATGCTGCACAAATAGGAACAGCCTTTTTAGCAACTGCACAGTCCAATGCAACACAAGAGCACAAAGAGCGATTGTTTTCTTCTGACGCCAGGTACACTACGCTAACGAAGATATTTACCGGCCGGCTTTCAAGAGGATTGCGTAACAGACTCACAGATGAATTAAAATCTTATGAACATATACTCGCCCCTTACCCCCTGCAAGGTAAATTTATGGGTTTCATGAAAGCCTACCCGGCAACTGCTGATTCAAACCCGGACATTAAATCTTACTGGGCAGGACAAGCAGCTCCTCTGTTAAAACATAAGGATGCAAGAGTCCTGGTTGAGAGTTTAGTGAACGAAATGAATAAAAAACTTCGTAGAAATAACCAGACATTCCGGAGATGA
- a CDS encoding sulfatase family protein, translated as MIIFLADDLNQQDIGAYGNREVKTPYMDQLAREGMRFTNAYAASSMCTPSRSAMFTGLYPFRNGAQMNHFTVRAGIKSLPHYLQQQGYRVIISGKIHMAPLNNFPFEHIGKEFGQYSPVENRLDRKKETVQAIEQHFNRDPEQPICLVVAPWVPHVPWFPNRDFNPSQLKLPGYLADTKETRQALAAYYQSIGEADKMLGEVMQALDRSGQSQNTMFMFLADQGAQFPGAKWTVYDQGIRVPLLVRWPGHIKKCTTSDALISLVDLTPTLIDIAGGRERKELDGRSFKQVLTGKTTKHNPYIFAETSMEPHFWYNYTPARSVVTADGFHYIRNYHPGLRFITHIDQVERNEFYFDSWMAKARTDAKAKFLLDRYSYRPPEELFNLNNDRLSFNNLAANAAFDQKLKELSATLDQELKRQGETEAMIREGTLPQFFDNSYTVVQKGSAMDLSFNRQRWNPDLLHITGYLEDIHKGGIVCSYFNNFRLFAYNSKIGIQLSDSSIKESALLKDTAGHLWLQLSDDGNLSIQFNNHPVLTASLGKDLTKIGNGFVTCGILQGQELSGRLQSYQGRISDLRFSMNELAGAP; from the coding sequence ATGATCATCTTCCTCGCCGATGACCTGAACCAGCAGGATATCGGAGCTTACGGCAACCGCGAGGTAAAGACACCCTATATGGATCAGTTAGCAAGGGAAGGCATGCGATTTACCAATGCCTACGCGGCCTCCTCTATGTGCACGCCGTCGCGCAGTGCTATGTTCACAGGCCTTTACCCTTTCAGGAACGGCGCGCAAATGAATCATTTCACGGTTCGCGCCGGTATTAAAAGTCTTCCGCATTATTTGCAACAACAGGGATACAGAGTCATTATCTCAGGTAAAATCCATATGGCGCCGCTGAACAATTTTCCTTTTGAGCATATAGGGAAGGAGTTCGGGCAGTATAGTCCGGTTGAAAACCGCCTGGACCGGAAAAAGGAAACGGTGCAAGCCATAGAGCAGCATTTCAATCGAGATCCCGAACAACCCATTTGCCTGGTAGTAGCCCCATGGGTACCGCATGTACCGTGGTTTCCTAACCGCGACTTTAATCCATCTCAACTGAAATTACCGGGATACCTGGCAGATACCAAAGAAACTCGACAGGCACTGGCTGCCTATTATCAAAGTATTGGGGAAGCCGATAAAATGTTGGGAGAAGTAATGCAGGCATTAGATAGATCCGGCCAATCACAAAATACCATGTTTATGTTCCTGGCTGACCAGGGCGCCCAGTTTCCGGGGGCTAAATGGACAGTTTATGACCAGGGTATCAGGGTTCCCTTATTAGTACGCTGGCCCGGCCACATCAAAAAGTGTACAACTTCAGACGCGCTGATCTCACTGGTTGATCTTACACCTACGTTGATTGATATTGCAGGTGGCAGGGAGCGCAAAGAACTGGATGGACGATCTTTTAAGCAGGTGCTTACCGGTAAAACAACAAAACACAATCCCTATATTTTTGCCGAGACCTCTATGGAACCTCATTTCTGGTATAACTACACACCTGCAAGATCAGTTGTTACAGCTGATGGGTTTCATTATATACGAAATTACCATCCCGGCCTGCGCTTTATCACACATATTGATCAGGTAGAAAGAAATGAATTCTATTTTGATTCCTGGATGGCAAAAGCCAGAACCGATGCTAAAGCCAAGTTTCTGTTAGATCGCTACAGCTATCGTCCTCCCGAGGAGCTCTTCAACTTAAACAATGACCGCCTGTCGTTCAACAACCTGGCTGCTAACGCGGCGTTTGATCAAAAGCTAAAGGAGCTGTCGGCCACGCTTGACCAGGAATTAAAAAGACAGGGTGAGACGGAAGCCATGATCAGGGAAGGTACTTTACCGCAATTCTTTGACAACAGCTATACGGTGGTCCAAAAAGGAAGCGCGATGGATCTATCCTTCAACCGTCAACGCTGGAACCCGGATCTGCTGCACATTACAGGCTACCTGGAAGACATCCATAAAGGTGGCATTGTTTGCAGCTATTTTAATAATTTCAGACTGTTTGCCTATAACAGCAAAATAGGCATTCAATTAAGCGATAGCAGCATCAAAGAAAGTGCTTTACTTAAGGATACAGCTGGACATTTATGGCTGCAGTTATCTGATGACGGAAACCTATCGATACAATTTAATAACCACCCTGTTCTTACTGCATCGCTTGGTAAAGACCTGACCAAAATAGGTAATGGCTTCGTTACCTGCGGTATTTTACAGGGGCAGGAGTTAAGTGGCAGGCTGCAAAGCTACCAGGGACGGATCAGCGATCTCAGGTTCAGCATGAATGAATTAGCCGGAGCTCCATAA